A stretch of the Thiomicrorhabdus xiamenensis genome encodes the following:
- a CDS encoding DUF1810 domain-containing protein → MDDVLKTDSRSDDPYNLQRFIDGQAQVYDGVLSELQAGHKQTHWMWFIFPQLDGLGSRPWTVFYSIKNIEEARAYLEHPLLGKRLIQCTEAVMEHHNKSLLEIFGKPDNRKFCSCMTLFAAISDKPAFRQAIDRFCNGQADENSLALIRKLTPA, encoded by the coding sequence ATGGATGACGTCTTGAAAACGGATAGCCGTTCGGATGATCCTTATAACCTGCAACGTTTTATCGACGGGCAAGCTCAGGTTTACGACGGCGTCTTGAGCGAACTTCAGGCCGGACACAAACAAACTCACTGGATGTGGTTTATTTTTCCGCAACTGGATGGACTGGGCAGCCGTCCATGGACCGTTTTCTATTCGATTAAAAATATCGAAGAAGCGCGCGCCTATCTGGAGCACCCGTTATTAGGCAAACGCCTGATCCAATGCACCGAAGCAGTGATGGAACACCACAATAAATCCTTGCTGGAAATATTCGGAAAACCGGACAACCGTAAATTCTGCTCCTGCATGACGCTCTTTGCAGCAATCAGTGATAAGCCTGCTTTCCGACAGGCGATCGATCGCTTCTGCAACGGTCAGGCGGATGAGAACTCACTGGCTCTTATCCGTAAACTGACACCCGCCTGA
- a CDS encoding cupin domain-containing protein, with amino-acid sequence MIHFEQLDLPTFLKDYWQKKPILLRNALPDFETPISAEELAGLSLEEEIESRIVVQHGTEDYELKRGPFTEEDYAALPEENWTLLVQGCDRLLPEVADILNDFDFLPRWRIDDIMISYATEGGNVGPHFDHYDVFLLQAAGQRHWHLTTQECTEDNYIQGVDLRLMKTFEIEQDFILNPGDILYLPPKVGHHGVALDDQCMTFSVGYRSYRGQELWDSLGDHLSEMALFKELYFDPEMPANLNPGEVTKDAALQAKKLLAEKLQDEKLLHTWFARFATQLDQSAAQQLPEPLSAEETPTQQEFIEALYSEHGLIKDAVCRFAYTQIENETQLYINGAIWNGFGANAEFISLLANNNFLTQEMLAPHLQKDEVQALLFDLWKLQYLVFIE; translated from the coding sequence ATGATTCATTTTGAACAACTTGACCTTCCGACTTTTCTCAAAGATTACTGGCAGAAAAAACCGATTCTTTTGCGTAATGCTTTGCCGGATTTTGAAACGCCGATCAGTGCTGAAGAACTGGCGGGACTCTCTCTTGAAGAAGAAATCGAAAGTCGTATTGTTGTCCAGCACGGTACAGAAGATTACGAACTCAAACGCGGCCCTTTTACCGAAGAGGATTACGCTGCTTTGCCGGAAGAGAACTGGACACTTTTGGTCCAGGGGTGTGACCGTTTACTTCCAGAAGTCGCCGATATTCTAAACGACTTTGATTTTCTGCCACGCTGGCGCATCGATGACATCATGATCAGTTATGCAACTGAAGGCGGTAACGTCGGCCCACATTTCGATCACTACGACGTTTTCCTTCTACAGGCGGCCGGACAGCGCCACTGGCACCTGACGACCCAAGAGTGTACAGAAGATAATTACATCCAAGGTGTCGACCTACGTCTTATGAAAACCTTTGAAATTGAACAGGACTTTATCCTCAATCCGGGCGACATCCTTTATCTACCGCCCAAGGTCGGACATCACGGTGTGGCACTCGATGATCAGTGCATGACTTTCTCTGTCGGCTACCGCTCATACCGTGGACAAGAATTATGGGATAGTCTCGGTGATCACCTGTCGGAAATGGCTCTTTTCAAAGAGTTGTATTTCGATCCTGAAATGCCGGCAAATCTGAACCCCGGCGAAGTGACCAAAGACGCGGCTCTACAGGCCAAAAAACTGCTTGCTGAGAAACTTCAGGACGAGAAATTACTGCACACCTGGTTTGCGCGTTTCGCAACGCAACTGGATCAAAGTGCCGCCCAACAGCTTCCGGAACCGCTCAGTGCAGAAGAAACTCCGACACAACAGGAATTTATCGAGGCCTTGTACAGTGAACACGGCCTGATTAAGGACGCCGTCTGTCGTTTTGCCTATACTCAGATCGAAAACGAAACCCAACTATATATCAATGGCGCCATCTGGAATGGTTTTGGAGCGAATGCCGAATTTATCAGTTTGCTTGCCAATAACAATTTCCTAACCCAGGAAATGCTTGCCCCTCACCTGCAAAAGGACGAAGTTCAGGCCCTGCTATTCGATCTTTGGAAACTGCAGTATCTGGTCTTTATTGAATAA
- a CDS encoding DUF6858 family protein, which produces MQQKIFKEKYPIFSLEFSKEESKYDSVPAILDYLQEQVENHPKAVFIARFDHFSHTKNIGGEIGAGIEDAQNLILCFGMQLPSADPVAVRPRSIGVTDLGDKFVVNFMEAPNPIANDTMEAWVKSLVK; this is translated from the coding sequence ATGCAACAGAAAATCTTTAAAGAAAAATATCCAATTTTCTCTCTTGAATTCTCCAAGGAAGAATCCAAGTACGATAGCGTTCCAGCCATTTTGGATTACCTTCAGGAGCAGGTAGAGAATCATCCTAAAGCCGTTTTTATCGCCCGTTTTGACCACTTCAGCCACACAAAAAACATTGGCGGCGAAATCGGTGCAGGCATCGAAGATGCACAAAACCTGATTCTGTGCTTCGGTATGCAACTCCCTTCGGCGGATCCGGTTGCAGTTAGACCACGTTCAATCGGCGTAACCGATCTGGGTGACAAGTTTGTCGTCAACTTTATGGAAGCGCCAAACCCGATCGCCAACGACACCATGGAAGCCTGGGTTAAATCTCTGGTTAAATAA
- the purB gene encoding adenylosuccinate lyase, with amino-acid sequence MLLSELTAISPVDGRYGARLGNLKEIFSEYGLIKNRVKVEVFWLRMLANHPQIKEVPQLSSEAEQHLMKLVDEFTLEMAQRVKEIERTTNHDVKAVEYLIKEHFADNEELMSVSEFVHFACTSEDINNLSYALMLKDAREFVIIPGMDEVIGKISEMAAEMADIPMLSRTHGQPASPTTAGKEFANVAYRLQRQAKQLMEVRIMGKINGATGNYNAHLAAYPEINWYELSEQFVNSLGLMWNPYTIQIEPHDYIAEYFHVMQRFNTILIDFDRDVWAYISNGFFRQKTVAGEIGSSAMPHKVNPIDFENSEGNLGIANAIFDHLGQKLPISRWQRDLTDSTVLRNLGVGVAHTMISLQATMKGLGKLEVDAPAMANDLDNNWEVLAEAIQTVMRRHGFEKPYEKLKDLTRGQRVNKEIMQNFVDSLEGLPEEAKQRLREMTPATYIGNAAQQAANIELALTMVKGR; translated from the coding sequence ATGTTACTGTCTGAATTGACTGCGATTTCCCCGGTAGACGGCCGTTATGGCGCACGTCTTGGTAATCTGAAAGAAATTTTCAGTGAATATGGTCTGATTAAAAACCGCGTTAAAGTGGAAGTTTTCTGGCTGCGTATGCTAGCCAACCACCCGCAGATTAAAGAAGTTCCTCAGTTAAGCTCCGAAGCGGAACAACATCTGATGAAACTGGTCGACGAATTCACATTGGAAATGGCGCAAAGAGTCAAAGAGATCGAGCGCACCACAAATCATGATGTGAAAGCGGTCGAATATCTGATTAAAGAACATTTCGCAGACAACGAAGAACTTATGTCTGTCAGCGAGTTTGTTCACTTTGCCTGCACTTCGGAAGACATTAACAACTTGTCCTATGCGCTTATGCTTAAAGACGCTCGTGAGTTCGTCATTATTCCGGGTATGGATGAAGTCATCGGTAAAATTTCTGAAATGGCGGCCGAAATGGCCGACATTCCAATGCTGTCCCGTACTCATGGCCAGCCAGCATCTCCTACGACTGCCGGTAAAGAGTTCGCCAATGTCGCCTACCGCCTGCAGCGTCAAGCCAAACAGCTTATGGAAGTGCGTATCATGGGTAAAATCAACGGTGCGACCGGTAACTACAATGCGCATCTGGCGGCCTACCCTGAAATTAACTGGTATGAGCTTTCGGAACAGTTTGTTAACAGTTTGGGTCTGATGTGGAATCCATACACCATTCAGATCGAACCGCATGACTATATTGCCGAATATTTCCATGTTATGCAGCGCTTCAATACCATCCTGATCGATTTCGATCGCGATGTATGGGCCTATATTTCAAACGGTTTCTTCCGTCAGAAGACGGTAGCCGGTGAAATCGGTTCCTCAGCGATGCCGCATAAGGTGAACCCGATCGACTTCGAAAACTCTGAGGGGAACCTGGGCATCGCCAATGCGATTTTCGATCACCTTGGTCAAAAACTTCCGATCTCGCGATGGCAGCGCGATCTGACGGATTCGACCGTACTGCGTAATCTGGGTGTCGGTGTTGCGCACACGATGATTTCTCTGCAAGCAACCATGAAAGGTCTTGGTAAACTTGAAGTGGACGCCCCAGCGATGGCAAACGACCTGGACAATAACTGGGAAGTTCTGGCTGAAGCGATTCAGACCGTTATGCGCCGTCACGGCTTTGAAAAGCCGTACGAAAAGCTTAAAGACCTAACTCGCGGACAGCGCGTCAACAAAGAGATCATGCAAAACTTTGTCGACTCCCTGGAAGGACTTCCAGAGGAAGCGAAACAGCGCTTGCGCGAAATGACACCGGCAACCTATATCGGTAACGCCGCGCAACAGGCCGCCAATATCGAATTGGCTTTAACCATGGTCAAAGGTCGTTAA
- a CDS encoding cyclic nucleotide-binding domain-containing protein yields MLESVAVQAFWIGIISAVSLPLGALVTYVWQPGQRHIALLMAFGAGALLFALTIDLFAPMLNSGMALTVSVGAIIGSLVYLGLNYLLNQKGGFLRKRATTLQFFRNRVRRQRTEMLRSLKRLNIFHSLDEKSLHQLVAAIDVVEVKAGQVIYHHGDRAGSFYVLCEGVVSILDPQKHLQKIIQLEKGDTFGRMAFFTGLNNATMAIAKSDCVLWCVDYHCINDVLQESSELYQTLLDFYVQESRYNTELLEYLQQRHFFSLQQAQEYLRDIQAHLLQYRELESHHYPEHELNFSLFKLAQRLPWIKSLPEEDLQLFARGFEWRTLKAGDTLYKGRVHSDQLYWLEEGVVNYWNPHDKTGLIQTHSGGDFFGVRAFLLGAKEAMTVEAKTDIEYWVLKRNVFAQLLKQSEALRSVLKKFIKNDAIDTYLVENQNLSTPQAHIWLNQTVRHLWPDRLPNLSEWQDPVLPKHTAYLAIWLGIFLDGIPESLTIGGLMTLESAVSLSLIMGLFLSNFPEALSSSASMRAQGIPFVRIFMAWFSLMLFTGVGAAFGVVFLHDADDATFALINGMAAGAMLTVIAETMLPEAYHKGGSIIGFITLLGFLAALLFKAIETT; encoded by the coding sequence TTGCTTGAATCTGTTGCTGTACAAGCATTCTGGATTGGTATTATCAGTGCGGTTTCTCTACCGTTAGGCGCGTTGGTTACTTATGTTTGGCAGCCGGGGCAACGCCATATTGCGTTGCTGATGGCATTTGGTGCCGGAGCATTGCTATTTGCACTTACCATTGATCTTTTTGCACCTATGCTGAATTCAGGTATGGCATTAACGGTCAGTGTTGGGGCGATTATCGGTAGCTTGGTCTATTTGGGATTGAACTACCTGCTAAACCAAAAGGGTGGTTTTTTACGCAAGCGTGCGACGACCTTGCAGTTTTTCCGTAATCGTGTCCGCCGGCAACGAACTGAAATGTTGCGCTCTTTGAAGCGCCTGAATATTTTTCACTCACTGGACGAAAAAAGTCTTCACCAATTGGTTGCGGCAATCGATGTGGTTGAGGTGAAGGCAGGACAGGTTATCTATCATCACGGCGACCGTGCCGGGTCTTTTTATGTTTTGTGTGAAGGCGTGGTATCGATTCTCGACCCGCAAAAACATCTGCAGAAAATTATTCAGTTGGAAAAGGGCGATACATTCGGACGCATGGCCTTTTTTACAGGATTGAATAATGCAACCATGGCGATTGCCAAATCCGACTGTGTCTTGTGGTGTGTTGATTATCACTGTATCAACGATGTGTTACAGGAAAGTTCGGAACTCTATCAAACGTTACTCGATTTTTATGTTCAAGAAAGTCGCTATAACACAGAGTTACTGGAGTATTTGCAACAGCGTCACTTCTTTTCCCTGCAGCAGGCGCAGGAATATCTACGCGACATTCAAGCACATCTGTTGCAGTATCGGGAGCTTGAATCGCATCATTACCCTGAACACGAATTGAATTTTTCTCTGTTCAAACTGGCTCAGCGACTGCCATGGATTAAGTCGCTTCCTGAAGAAGATTTGCAGCTGTTTGCCAGAGGCTTTGAATGGCGTACGCTGAAAGCGGGTGATACCTTGTATAAAGGTCGTGTGCACTCCGACCAGCTGTATTGGTTGGAAGAAGGGGTCGTCAATTATTGGAATCCGCACGATAAAACCGGCTTGATACAAACGCATTCCGGTGGGGATTTTTTCGGTGTCCGGGCATTTTTGCTTGGCGCTAAGGAAGCGATGACGGTTGAGGCCAAAACAGATATCGAATATTGGGTTCTGAAAAGAAATGTCTTTGCCCAGTTGCTTAAACAGTCCGAAGCGCTGAGAAGCGTACTGAAGAAATTCATCAAAAACGATGCTATCGACACTTATCTGGTTGAAAATCAAAATTTATCAACCCCTCAGGCGCACATCTGGTTGAATCAGACCGTTCGCCACCTTTGGCCTGATCGATTGCCGAATCTGTCCGAATGGCAGGATCCGGTCCTGCCGAAGCATACTGCCTATCTGGCCATATGGCTCGGTATCTTTCTGGATGGGATCCCAGAATCACTGACGATCGGCGGCCTGATGACTTTGGAGTCGGCAGTCAGTTTGAGCCTGATTATGGGGCTGTTTTTATCCAACTTTCCCGAGGCGTTATCGAGTTCAGCCAGTATGCGTGCGCAAGGCATTCCTTTTGTGAGAATTTTTATGGCCTGGTTCAGCTTGATGCTCTTTACTGGTGTTGGCGCCGCTTTCGGTGTGGTCTTTCTGCACGACGCGGACGATGCGACTTTCGCCTTGATAAACGGTATGGCTGCCGGCGCCATGTTGACGGTCATTGCTGAAACCATGCTGCCCGAGGCTTATCATAAAGGAGGCTCTATTATCGGTTTTATTACCTTGCTGGGCTTTCTGGCGGCACTACTGTTTAAGGCGATCGAAACGACCTGA
- the acnB gene encoding bifunctional aconitate hydratase 2/2-methylisocitrate dehydratase: MLDAYRKHVVEREAEGIPPLALDAEQTAQLIELIKNPPAGEEEFVMDLLVERVPPGVDEASYVKASFLADVAAGKTQVDLITPEKATFLLGTMMGGYNVQPLIDCLDSDNAAVVAEAVKALSKTLLVYEAFHDVEEKAQAGNEAAKTVMQSWADAEWFEAKPKMPESITVTVFKVDGETNTDDLSPATAAWSRPDIPLHAKEMLAARMEDVQGTIESLKAKGHPVAYVGDVVGTGSSRKSAMNSVMWYFGDDIPYVPNKRQGGVVLGGKIAPIFFNTAEDSGSLPIECEVDSMNMGDVITIYPYEGKITNEAGETISTFELAPDTMPDEVRAGGRVPLIIGRGLTDKARRSMGLEPSDKFIRPQDKSQADHGYTLAQKMVGKACGIEGVRPGMFCEPHMTTVGSQDTTGAMTRDEMKELACLGFSADLVMQSFCHTAAYPKPVDVKLQHTLPDFMTSRGGVALRPGDGVIHSWLNRLLLPDSVGTGGDSHTRFPIGISFPAGSGLVAFAAALGVMPLNMPESVLVRFKGEMQPGITLRDLVNAIPYAAIQQGLLTVEKKGKINCFNGRVLEIEGLEHLKVEQAFELSDASAERSANGCVVKLGQEPIIEYLKSNMALIDWMVENGYQDARTLLRRRDAMQAWIDNPELLEADSDAQYAEVIEIDLAEIKEPIVACPNDPDDVKLLSDVQGDKIDEVFIGSCMTNIGHYRAAGKVLEGMSNVPTRLWIAPPTKMDERQLIEEGYYSTYGKVGARTEMPGCSLCMGNQARVADGATVFSTSTRNFPNRLGNGANVYLGSAELAAVCAATGKIPTVQEYMDAVSMLNTMSGDIYRYLQFDEMADYKVESPKSLDEIGVAVA, translated from the coding sequence ATGTTAGACGCTTATCGCAAACATGTTGTCGAGCGTGAAGCAGAGGGCATTCCTCCTCTGGCACTGGATGCCGAGCAGACTGCGCAGCTGATTGAATTGATTAAGAACCCACCTGCAGGAGAGGAAGAGTTCGTTATGGATTTGCTGGTGGAGCGTGTTCCACCGGGTGTTGACGAAGCTTCTTATGTTAAGGCGAGTTTTTTGGCGGATGTAGCTGCGGGCAAGACTCAGGTCGATCTTATTACTCCTGAAAAAGCGACTTTCCTTCTTGGAACCATGATGGGTGGATACAATGTTCAGCCGTTGATCGATTGCCTGGATTCAGACAATGCAGCAGTGGTGGCAGAAGCAGTTAAGGCGCTATCGAAAACACTTCTTGTATACGAAGCGTTCCACGATGTCGAAGAAAAAGCTCAAGCCGGAAATGAAGCGGCTAAAACGGTTATGCAGTCTTGGGCGGATGCGGAATGGTTTGAAGCCAAGCCTAAAATGCCGGAAAGCATTACCGTTACCGTTTTTAAGGTAGACGGTGAAACCAATACCGATGATCTGTCTCCGGCAACGGCAGCCTGGTCGCGTCCGGATATTCCATTACACGCCAAAGAAATGCTGGCGGCACGTATGGAAGATGTTCAGGGTACAATCGAATCACTGAAAGCAAAGGGACACCCTGTTGCATACGTTGGCGACGTTGTCGGGACAGGGTCTTCGCGTAAATCGGCCATGAACTCGGTGATGTGGTATTTCGGTGACGATATTCCGTATGTGCCGAATAAACGCCAGGGCGGTGTGGTTCTTGGGGGCAAAATTGCGCCGATCTTCTTCAATACAGCAGAAGATTCAGGATCTTTGCCGATTGAGTGTGAGGTCGATTCAATGAATATGGGTGATGTGATTACCATCTATCCGTATGAAGGTAAGATCACAAACGAAGCCGGTGAAACAATCTCAACTTTTGAATTGGCACCGGATACCATGCCGGATGAAGTTCGTGCCGGTGGCCGTGTTCCTCTGATTATCGGGCGTGGACTGACTGATAAAGCCCGTCGTTCTATGGGGCTGGAACCTTCAGATAAATTCATCCGTCCGCAGGATAAATCACAAGCGGATCACGGCTATACTCTCGCCCAGAAAATGGTCGGTAAAGCGTGCGGAATCGAAGGTGTACGTCCGGGTATGTTCTGCGAACCGCATATGACGACCGTTGGTTCACAGGATACAACCGGAGCCATGACGCGTGACGAAATGAAGGAACTTGCGTGTCTTGGTTTCTCGGCGGACTTGGTTATGCAGTCTTTCTGCCATACAGCCGCTTATCCTAAGCCGGTTGATGTTAAGTTACAGCACACACTTCCGGATTTCATGACCAGCCGTGGCGGTGTTGCGCTTCGTCCTGGTGACGGCGTTATTCACTCTTGGTTGAACCGCCTGCTTCTTCCGGATTCGGTCGGTACCGGGGGCGATTCGCATACCCGTTTCCCGATTGGTATCTCTTTCCCGGCCGGTTCCGGTCTGGTCGCATTCGCCGCTGCACTTGGCGTTATGCCTCTGAATATGCCTGAATCGGTATTGGTTCGCTTTAAAGGTGAAATGCAACCGGGTATCACCTTGCGTGACCTGGTTAACGCGATTCCATATGCGGCCATTCAGCAAGGCCTGTTGACCGTTGAGAAGAAAGGTAAAATCAACTGTTTTAACGGTCGTGTACTGGAAATCGAAGGTTTGGAACACTTGAAAGTCGAGCAGGCGTTTGAACTTTCCGATGCCTCTGCAGAGCGTTCGGCGAACGGCTGTGTGGTCAAGCTTGGTCAAGAGCCTATTATTGAATATTTGAAGTCGAATATGGCTTTGATCGACTGGATGGTTGAAAACGGTTATCAGGATGCGCGTACCTTGTTGCGTCGTCGTGATGCAATGCAGGCGTGGATTGACAACCCTGAGCTTTTGGAAGCGGATAGCGACGCGCAATATGCGGAAGTCATCGAAATTGATCTGGCTGAAATCAAAGAGCCGATCGTTGCTTGTCCGAATGACCCGGATGACGTTAAGTTGTTGTCTGATGTTCAGGGCGACAAAATTGACGAAGTCTTTATCGGTTCCTGTATGACCAATATCGGTCACTACCGTGCCGCTGGTAAAGTTCTGGAAGGTATGTCAAATGTTCCAACTCGTCTGTGGATCGCTCCTCCGACTAAAATGGATGAACGTCAGTTAATTGAAGAGGGTTATTACAGCACTTACGGTAAAGTCGGTGCTCGTACCGAGATGCCGGGTTGTTCTCTGTGTATGGGGAACCAGGCTCGTGTAGCAGATGGTGCGACGGTCTTCTCAACCTCTACGCGTAACTTCCCGAACCGTTTGGGGAATGGCGCGAACGTTTATCTTGGTTCGGCAGAGCTTGCGGCGGTCTGTGCTGCCACAGGTAAGATTCCGACGGTCCAGGAATATATGGATGCGGTATCCATGCTGAATACCATGTCAGGTGATATTTACCGTTATCTGCAATTTGATGAAATGGCGGATTACAAGGTTGAATCTCCTAAGTCATTGGATGAAATCGGAGTTGCCGTAGCTTAA
- a CDS encoding peptidoglycan-binding domain-containing protein: MKLFKLTVLSLTIAGLFGCVPSDQVQQDDEKKEVVSPADIDLLIAKAKAEERERILAEQSRQKKQAEVFALLKKQQAQPEAMTIDDSSIAGNIDGRVYKACMAELTIPAQYRIDKERILVEPESTHQEFEPAEYKTVEKRIEIEPEQKVVDKVVPAKYKTVTEEVVVTPARERWVSVPAEYEIRDVRIKVKDGYEEWQPCFKTSPGATLKDGEYRCLVKVADEYKTVKQKKLVKAKSVTKELIPAETKKVQRKVLVEPEKVVYKTIPAKYKTVTSKELIAKPKTMQVTSAAKYETVEKRVKIEEARTETRKVVCKAERSEELVKRIQIVLEKEGYLKPSPPNDLDVIDGLWGPNTAKTLSRYQRDNNLAEGAITFEVLHFMGIMK; this comes from the coding sequence ATGAAACTTTTTAAATTGACGGTACTTTCCTTAACGATAGCGGGATTATTCGGGTGTGTGCCATCGGATCAGGTTCAGCAGGATGATGAGAAGAAAGAGGTTGTTTCTCCCGCAGATATCGATTTATTGATTGCTAAAGCCAAAGCGGAAGAACGCGAGCGAATTTTGGCTGAGCAGTCGCGACAGAAAAAGCAGGCTGAAGTATTTGCTTTGTTAAAAAAACAGCAGGCGCAACCTGAAGCAATGACGATCGATGATTCGTCGATTGCCGGCAATATTGATGGACGTGTTTACAAAGCATGTATGGCTGAATTGACGATTCCGGCACAATATCGAATCGACAAGGAGCGTATTCTGGTCGAGCCTGAGTCGACGCACCAGGAATTCGAACCAGCCGAATATAAAACGGTTGAAAAACGCATTGAGATTGAGCCGGAACAGAAAGTGGTCGATAAAGTCGTTCCGGCTAAATACAAAACTGTAACTGAAGAAGTTGTTGTAACACCTGCCCGAGAACGATGGGTTTCAGTACCGGCCGAATATGAAATTCGCGATGTACGTATTAAGGTCAAGGATGGCTACGAAGAGTGGCAACCGTGTTTTAAAACGTCTCCGGGCGCAACCCTGAAAGATGGCGAATATCGTTGTCTGGTTAAAGTTGCCGATGAATATAAAACGGTTAAACAGAAAAAGCTGGTTAAGGCCAAATCGGTCACCAAAGAGTTGATTCCTGCTGAAACCAAAAAAGTTCAGCGCAAAGTGCTGGTTGAGCCGGAAAAGGTGGTTTATAAAACGATACCGGCCAAGTATAAAACGGTCACTTCCAAAGAGTTGATTGCCAAACCGAAAACGATGCAGGTAACATCGGCGGCAAAATACGAAACCGTAGAAAAACGCGTCAAGATCGAAGAGGCTCGCACGGAAACTCGCAAAGTGGTCTGTAAGGCGGAAAGAAGCGAAGAGTTGGTCAAGCGTATTCAAATCGTGCTTGAAAAAGAGGGCTATCTGAAACCGAGTCCACCGAATGATCTCGATGTGATTGATGGCTTATGGGGGCCGAATACGGCCAAGACCTTAAGTCGCTATCAGCGGGATAATAATCTGGCTGAAGGTGCGATTACTTTCGAGGTGCTGCATTTTATGGGGATTATGAAATAG
- a CDS encoding YgaP family membrane protein: MSVEKIVLLLAGTMVLAGSILTVYHAPEWVYLTGFVGANLLFAGMTGFCPMVKILRKFGVKSGNAFHRS; this comes from the coding sequence ATGTCAGTAGAAAAAATCGTTCTATTATTAGCGGGTACTATGGTTCTGGCCGGCTCTATCCTTACTGTTTACCATGCTCCGGAATGGGTTTATCTAACCGGTTTTGTCGGTGCAAACCTGCTGTTTGCCGGTATGACAGGCTTCTGTCCGATGGTAAAAATCCTTCGCAAATTCGGTGTTAAAAGCGGTAACGCCTTCCACCGTTCATAA
- the tig gene encoding trigger factor — protein sequence MQVTVEKPEQGLEHKMTVTFATEDMAAKVEKRLNEIRRKVRIDGFRPGKVPMKLVKQRHGAEVRQELMGEALQKAFYDAVEQESLQVAGYPLFDDLKDSDNEVTFTARFEVYPEITLPEFSSVEAEVIKSEVTDEDVDNMVNRLREQRMAWKPSKSAAKKVKKGEQVIIDFVGKVDGEAFEGGSAENVPLEIGSGRMIPGFEDGIVGMKKGEEKTIEVTFPEEYHAENLKGKAATFDITVHSISTKQLPDIDEEFVKSFGVEEGTEEALKNEIKESMTKELDRAVEANNRTAVLEALQQVVDVEMPKSLVDQEVKGLMDRALQNMQQQGMQSEDVKLEASMFEEDAKKRVKLGLILGDIIKANNLEASDEEVEAYISEQASSYEDPEEVIKWYAQNPGARFEIRSVLVENKVAEMVKEQAKVSEVSKSFEEVLNRNFAG from the coding sequence ATGCAAGTAACTGTAGAAAAGCCGGAACAAGGCCTTGAACACAAAATGACAGTGACTTTCGCAACCGAAGATATGGCTGCAAAAGTTGAAAAACGTTTAAATGAAATCCGCCGTAAAGTTCGCATCGACGGTTTCCGTCCTGGAAAAGTTCCGATGAAACTGGTGAAACAACGTCATGGTGCTGAAGTTCGTCAAGAGCTTATGGGCGAAGCTCTACAGAAAGCATTTTATGATGCGGTTGAGCAAGAGTCTTTGCAGGTAGCTGGTTATCCGCTATTTGACGACCTTAAAGATAGCGATAACGAAGTGACTTTCACTGCGCGTTTCGAAGTTTATCCAGAAATTACACTTCCTGAATTCTCCTCTGTTGAAGCGGAAGTGATTAAGTCTGAAGTGACTGATGAAGACGTCGATAATATGGTGAATCGTCTGCGTGAACAGCGTATGGCGTGGAAACCGTCTAAGAGTGCTGCTAAGAAAGTCAAAAAAGGCGAGCAGGTAATTATTGATTTCGTCGGTAAAGTTGACGGTGAAGCGTTCGAAGGCGGTTCGGCTGAAAATGTTCCGCTTGAAATCGGTTCTGGCCGAATGATTCCTGGTTTTGAAGACGGAATCGTTGGGATGAAGAAAGGTGAAGAGAAGACCATCGAAGTGACTTTCCCTGAAGAGTACCATGCTGAAAACCTGAAAGGTAAAGCGGCAACTTTCGATATCACTGTTCACTCGATTTCTACCAAGCAACTTCCGGATATTGACGAAGAATTCGTTAAGTCTTTCGGTGTTGAAGAGGGAACCGAAGAAGCACTGAAGAACGAGATCAAAGAGAGTATGACCAAAGAACTTGATCGTGCCGTTGAAGCGAATAACCGCACTGCAGTACTAGAAGCGCTTCAGCAGGTTGTTGATGTCGAAATGCCTAAGTCACTGGTTGATCAGGAAGTTAAAGGTCTGATGGATCGTGCGCTTCAGAATATGCAGCAGCAAGGCATGCAATCCGAAGATGTTAAACTGGAAGCGTCAATGTTTGAAGAAGATGCCAAGAAACGCGTTAAGCTTGGCTTGATCCTTGGTGATATCATCAAAGCGAACAACCTTGAAGCATCGGACGAAGAAGTTGAAGCTTACATCTCTGAACAGGCGTCTTCTTATGAAGACCCTGAAGAAGTGATCAAGTGGTATGCACAAAATCCAGGTGCACGTTTCGAGATCCGTTCAGTGCTAGTGGAAAACAAAGTTGCTGAAATGGTTAAAGAACAAGCGAAGGTTTCTGAAGTCAGCAAATCTTTCGAAGAAGTTCTAAACCGTAACTTCGCAGGTTAA